Proteins encoded together in one Deltaproteobacteria bacterium window:
- a CDS encoding lipid-transfer protein, which translates to MSLRDRAAIVGIGQLPFSKNIGRPEEVTALEAARLALEDAGLRPSDIDGMTKWSIQPTAENVIARNLGVPNLRFFGEVGYGGGGGCGVVGHAAAAIAAGLARCVLVYRSRNRGSGGRPWAGTSRERDNIAAETNETALFSPYGFVRPVDQVAMFARRFLHERGYTTRHLGWIAVACRRHAARNPVAMMREPITVDDHERSRPISEPLRLLDCCLETDGAAAVIVAAADMARDLRQKPAYIMAASQGMGPRNWIMNNFFKDPFLESPGTYAARDLWRMAGVGPKDVQVAQLYDAFTPLVLGSLEEYGFCRPGEAGAFVEDHGLEVGGRLPTNTSGGSLSEAYVHGINLIIEAARQVRGTSVNQVPGARLSLVTSGNMVPTGALLLRGD; encoded by the coding sequence GTGTCGCTGAGAGACCGGGCCGCCATCGTCGGCATCGGCCAGCTCCCGTTCTCCAAGAACATCGGCCGGCCCGAGGAGGTGACGGCGCTCGAGGCGGCAAGGCTGGCGCTCGAGGACGCGGGGCTCAGGCCGTCGGACATCGACGGCATGACCAAATGGAGCATCCAGCCGACCGCCGAGAACGTGATCGCCCGCAACCTGGGCGTGCCGAACCTGCGCTTCTTCGGGGAAGTCGGCTACGGCGGGGGCGGCGGCTGCGGCGTCGTCGGGCACGCCGCGGCCGCGATCGCCGCCGGCCTCGCGCGCTGCGTGCTCGTCTACCGCTCGCGGAACCGCGGCTCGGGCGGCCGGCCGTGGGCGGGCACGTCGCGCGAGCGGGACAACATCGCCGCGGAGACCAACGAGACCGCGCTGTTCTCCCCCTACGGCTTCGTGCGGCCCGTCGACCAGGTGGCGATGTTCGCCCGCCGCTTCCTGCACGAGCGGGGCTACACGACGCGCCACCTCGGCTGGATCGCCGTCGCCTGCCGCCGCCACGCGGCGCGGAACCCCGTCGCCATGATGCGCGAGCCGATCACGGTCGACGACCACGAACGCTCGCGCCCGATCTCCGAGCCGCTCCGGCTCCTCGACTGCTGCCTCGAGACCGACGGGGCGGCGGCCGTCATCGTGGCGGCGGCGGATATGGCGCGCGACCTCCGCCAGAAGCCCGCCTACATCATGGCGGCGTCGCAGGGCATGGGACCGCGCAACTGGATCATGAACAACTTCTTCAAGGACCCCTTCTTGGAATCGCCCGGGACCTACGCGGCGCGCGACCTCTGGCGCATGGCGGGCGTGGGTCCGAAGGACGTGCAGGTGGCGCAGCTCTACGACGCCTTCACGCCCCTCGTCCTCGGCTCGCTCGAGGAGTACGGCTTTTGCAGGCCGGGCGAGGCGGGCGCCTTCGTCGAGGATCACGGGCTCGAGGTGGGCGGGCGCCTTCCGACGAACACGAGCGGCGGGAGCCTCTCCGAGGCGTACGTCCACGGCATCAACCTCATCATCGAGGCGGCGCGGCAGGTCCGCGGCACGTCGGTGAACCAGGTGCCGGGCGCCAGGCTCTCCCTCGTCACCAGCGGCAACATGGTGCCGACGGGCGCGCTGCTGCTGCGGGGTGACTGA
- a CDS encoding LLM class flavin-dependent oxidoreductase yields the protein MNAPDRLGFGIFLAPFHPVGENPTTALHRDLELIEWLDRLGYDEAWFGEHHSAGFEIIASPEVFIAAAAARTGHIRLGTGVSSLPYHHPFMLADRMVLLDHLTLGRAMFGVGPGALPSDAFMLGIDPIRQREMMDDSLDTILALFTSDEPITRERDWFTLRHARLQVRPYTRPHMEMAVAATVSPAGPRAAGKYGLGLLSIGATTAGGFDALGHTWSIAEEMAADHGKAVSREKWRLVGPMHLAPTMDQARRDVAFGLAPWVDYFKRVAALPLVGEIEDVAEMVDALNAGGLAVIGTPREAGAQIERLWNQSGGFGTYLFMGHEWADREATLRSYELFARHVMPEFQGTLPRLAASRDWAAENRPTFMGRSLEAIGKAIQDHAGERAGRKRQAR from the coding sequence ATGAACGCCCCCGACCGCCTGGGCTTCGGCATCTTCCTGGCGCCGTTCCACCCCGTCGGCGAGAACCCCACCACCGCGCTCCACCGCGATCTCGAGCTGATCGAGTGGCTCGACCGGCTCGGCTACGACGAGGCATGGTTCGGCGAGCATCACTCCGCCGGGTTCGAGATCATCGCCTCGCCCGAGGTCTTCATCGCCGCGGCGGCCGCGCGCACAGGCCACATCCGGCTCGGCACGGGCGTGTCCTCGCTGCCGTACCACCATCCCTTCATGCTGGCCGACCGGATGGTGCTGCTCGACCACCTGACGCTCGGGCGGGCGATGTTCGGAGTCGGGCCGGGGGCGCTCCCCTCGGATGCCTTCATGCTCGGCATCGACCCGATCCGCCAGCGCGAGATGATGGACGACTCGCTGGACACGATCCTCGCGCTCTTCACGTCCGACGAGCCGATCACGCGCGAGCGCGACTGGTTCACGCTCCGCCACGCCCGCCTGCAGGTGCGGCCCTACACGCGCCCGCACATGGAGATGGCCGTCGCCGCGACCGTGTCGCCCGCCGGGCCGCGGGCGGCCGGGAAGTACGGGCTCGGGCTCCTCTCGATCGGCGCCACCACGGCCGGCGGCTTCGACGCCCTCGGCCATACCTGGTCGATCGCCGAGGAGATGGCGGCCGACCACGGCAAGGCGGTGAGCCGGGAGAAGTGGCGCCTCGTCGGGCCGATGCATCTCGCGCCCACGATGGACCAGGCGCGGCGCGACGTTGCTTTCGGGCTCGCGCCCTGGGTCGACTATTTCAAGCGCGTCGCCGCCTTGCCGCTCGTCGGCGAGATCGAGGATGTTGCGGAGATGGTCGACGCCCTCAACGCGGGGGGACTCGCCGTCATCGGCACGCCGCGCGAGGCGGGGGCGCAGATCGAACGTCTGTGGAACCAGTCGGGCGGCTTCGGGACGTACCTCTTCATGGGGCACGAGTGGGCTGACCGCGAGGCAACGCTCCGCTCCTACGAGCTTTTCGCGCGCCACGTCATGCCGGAGTTCCAGGGGACGCTTCCCCGCCTCGCGGCGAGCCGCGACTGGGCGGCGGAGAACCGTCCCACCTTCATGGGCCGCTCGCTCGAGGCGATCGGCAAGGCGATCCAGGACCACGCCGGCGAGCGCGCCGGACGGAAGCGCCAGGCGCGGTAG